The DNA window ATTTTTTTGATTCGGTATCATTCATAGAAGAAATACTGTACAACTGAAACCTCTGTTCTCAAGGTTTATCATGCAGAAATCATGTGTTGTGTCATAAACTGTCCGACTGCATTTCTCTGTAGGATATTATCTATGTcagacattttgtgttttacaaCATAAGAAGCATGTAgttgtttgctgtcctggctcttAAATagtggaacgagctccccattgacaccaggacaacagaaagtctacacatcttccgtCGCAggctaaagacacatctcttccaaCTACACcttggtgatgaagataatgtCTAGTAACTAATTcaaaaagatataaatatatatatatatatatatatatatatatatatatatatatatatattgttgcacttacatgtagcgctttgtagtttggctttttgaaaCCAAATGtgcttacttgattcttgttgatCTGGGTtggttccctcatggttgatgcaatTATTGTCAGTCACTTTGGATGAAAGCGTCAGCTAAACGAAATGTAATGTTATGTAGTTTATGTAATAATATTATAGTTATTATGTAAAAGTATGTAACGGTGACAGTGGCCCTGTTTATCTCAACAGGGACGATGTTCATCCCCACCGTGGCGTTCTGGGTCCCAaatgctctgctgctgttggcGGACACCACCGGTAAACCTTCCTTCATCACACGCTACCGCATCCAGATGGACAAGAACAACCCGGTAGGATAATAAGCCTCATTATTCGATGAGAGTTGGATTAGGTTATCTGACTCTCGACATAAAGAGTTGGCCCTGCTGTGTTGAGCCATGTGTTTAATAATTGTTGAGTTCTTGCAATTTATTGGTCACTTCAGACACTAGATTGATTCTGTGTGATGTTTTGGATGCACTGGGTTTTTGTCTTATgttgcttttagacatgcactgaagtccagacattttcctgccagtcctgagtaaaatgtctggacttcagttCAGCTGCACCTGATGGATAAGAGACTCTCCTCAGCAGAGATAGAAAGGACAGgtctgacagaggagaggaggacgtGATCTCGTGTGTCCACATGTCCATCTGACCAAAGTCCTGTTTGAGTAACAGATGTTGTCGGACACTGCAGAGATAAAGGCTTGATAAGTCTGATAACCAGGGCTGGAGGTGACTCTGGAAATGTAATTGGATTATTGATTACCTTTCACTGATTAGAACAAAGAAGGCAGTGTACATtaagtgttttcatgtttattaaTAATCAAACCATTTTCTAGACTCTGATTGTAGTGCCAGCTTTACCCAGCTGTGCTATACATCAAATCTGTTGTGTGACATGCATTTACACAACATTTCTCTTTGTGGTAATCAACAGTGATAAGCTAAGTGTTTTCTATGGTCCATTACTCAGAGGAGAGATACCTCAGTTCACTGACCGATAGTAACAAGTTGAGCAGCACTGGTCATAAACAAGGCCAGCATGTGCCGTTATATAACAACAATACAACTTGCATAACTGGTTGTGTACTATATCAGTTAATCCACCTGTAACTTAAATTCAGAGTCTGTGGCCACCAACatagatgtttttctttttaggttTTAGCTGACAACACACAATGAACCAATCAAGATTAGTGACAGTATCTGTTTCCAACCCTTTTGGCGATATTCCAAACTAAATCAAAGATTCTTTCATTTCCAGGGTTTCACAGGTGTTTGTTCAGTTCGATGTGGTAAATAAAGGAAGTAGCAGACTAGGAccttaaattaataataatctatCTGCTTCAAACAAGTCAAAATATCTGTTGGAACGGGTCTATTACTCAGTTGTTGTGTTTGAACTTTAGTCAACACTCATTAATGTATAGTCTACTACTGTACAGAAACTATGCAAAAGTTTATCTGAGTACACATACATGTACTCTCATTTATAGATACATAcatgtgcccacacacacacacacacacacacacacacgtgtgcacacataAAGGTCAGgcaatgtctgtgtgtttataacCAGGGTTCAAAGTTTACTCATCCAGTGGATTGACAGATTTCAGCTGTATCTGAATTTTAgtcaagaaaataattaatacaaCATAAATAACAGTAAGAATAATTAGAAACAATGAGAACAAATATTTAGAAACAGTTACTCTTTGAGTTCTAGATGttgaaaaacttttctttttctgttcttATGATAAACGTATATATCAGATTAAAATGATCTGAACTACTAACTCCAACCCCCAGTTCTAATAATGATCTTTATTCACAGCACATGTCTTTAAAGGCTGGAAACTATATatcaaacaagacaaacacatacaacTAATATTTAGTAGTATATGATGAGGATAATGTAGAAATACCCACAATGAATCAAGATGAGGAAGGGCCATATCAGTATAAGTAAAAACTAGATCAGTATCGAAAatagacactttttttttttaaatttcaagatgttgttatcaaaccctaatgacaaacacatttttgaggTTTGATCATTCCCAGTTTAActataaactaaataaaaagaaaacaccgaTACAACCATATATATAGAACTATTATACATAATACTTGTATTATGGCAGTAATGCAACTATATCTAACTCTGACATCTGAGATTAATATATATAGTATTGACGTTCATATGACTCCTCCCTCATCCTCCAGGTGGATCCAGCAAAGCTCCGTCATGCACTGAAGACCATCCTCTTCAACCTGTTCCTCATCTCGGGGCCCATGGTTGTGGCAGTTTACATCCTGATGAGCTGGAGAGGGAACCCCTGTGGCCCCGAGCTGCCCACCTTCCACTGGGCCCTGACGGAAATGGCCATCTTCTCCCTCATAGAGGAAATTATGTTCTACTACTCACACAGGTACAGATCATTCATGTGTATCACGTCTTTGCTTAAGAAAGGTTTATGTAGTCATTGAAAAGTGGAGGCATGTTCCAAGAATTCACCTGACTTTCAACTGCGCTCGTTTGAGATTCACTTGTCACTGGAACACTACACATTACTGCCACCTAGTGGTAAACTTTTGCTGGGAAGCTGCGTTTAAAGAGTTAAGATGAACAGTGGGCTGCAATGATATTACCCTGTGTATATTACGTTGTGTGGGTTTTACAGTGAAAAATCTCAAATGGCACATATTTTACAGCCATTTGGAGATTATGCCTGTACATATTTCTACTAAAACCTCTTTAACTTGCTCTGCTTCACTTAAACAGAATAACATTACACATAATGTTCAGATGTGATATATATTGCATGAGGTTTTGGGTGCAACAACTGCACAATTTCATAGGAGATATTCACTCTAAATGAACTTTTAGGCAGATGTGGAGTCTTCCTTTATTCTGTGTTCCGTCTTCATTTATTCTGACTCAGTGAAATCTAGATTGATGCTTACACCTAGTAATGTTACCTTTATATAGAAACCAAGATTCTTCATATAGACCCTTTACTTGCAGAGATATACATAATTTGAACTGGGGCATGTTAAAGGGGGAGgtattaaaagattaaaaatgtgtttttattctgattgTCAACTTTTCTCTCAGGCTCTTCCATCATCCTGGCTTCTACAAGCATTATCACAAACAGCACCACGAGTGGACCGCTCCCATCGGCATCGTCTGCATTTACGCTCATCCCCTGGAGCACATGGCGAGTCAtccccctctctgcctctctagATTTCAACATTATAATATTTCTTTCACCCTCAATGTGATATCAGTCTTAGTTTTTGAGTCTACATTATCTCATCTCCTGATAAAAACTCACACCAGCTGCAACTGtcacaaatcaatcaaatgcatttcattttcacttccggaattttgaaaaaaatctgatcctGAAAAACAATCTGAGCTCACTGCTCTTGATTCAGCTGTGGAAGGTTTGATTTTGAGGGTTATTCTGGATTTTTCTTCGTCCATTAAACATGTTTGCTCTTCCTCTCTGGTGGTAGATCTCTAACATGCTGCCGGTGGTGCTCGGACCCTTGATCCTGGGCTCCCACGTGGCCACCACCACCCTCTGGTACTGCCTGGTCCTGTGGAGCACCACCATCTCCCACTGTGGATACCACCTCCCCTTCCTGCCCTCCCCGGAGTTCCACGACTTCCACCACCTCAAGTGAGTCCCCCTGCCCACTCATCCAGGAGTGGGATTTAACAGAATCTTGCAACATGAAACATATGTACTCTTAGATGTGTTGGGACATAAAATCCTTgtaaaaactagaatgacatTCAGAAGAACATTGTGGCGTTGgaccacgccacggggttcccctcacgacagccagagacagaccagtccaaccattgcgTGGTTaccaacatctttttattaagGTCCAACTGAAAATACCAAACATGTAACTTAAATGGGTCCAGCACTATCTGCTGGACCTCTGGCTTCCTCCGTCTCTCAAGTGTCCTTCTCCCGAGTCTAGTGCGTTCTCCCAGTGTTCTCAGAGCCTTCTCGGAGTTCTCCGTGTTCTCAGAGCCTTCTAGTGTTCTGAGTCTAGTGCGTTCCTTTTTTTGTTCTCCCAGAGTTCTTctggaggcagctctgctgcctccttttaacgtctgaggatcaatcagctaacagctctcacctgtgctgattgatcctcagtggtgcaggtgaaggttctcgccaccccttcacctccacatacccccaccgtcaAACTCAGGcccgggagctatccggcctgaactactcccccccctcccatccggCCAGGGGAGGAGCCCCGCCCACCGACTGAGGCGCTCCGggggtcgagcaggtgggcgtcGCGGGACGCGGCCTCTCTCaggcggcctggaaggtgggcgccgccgcacgggcaccttggaccccggagcaggtgggcgccgccgcacgggcaccttggacccctcagcaggtgggcgccgccgcacgggcaccttggaccccggaacaggtgggcgccgccgcacgggcaccttggaccccggaacaggtgggcgccgccgcacgggcaccttggaccccggaacaggtgggcgccgccgcacgggcaccttggcccccggagcaggtgggcgccgccgcacgggcaccttggaccccggaacaggagTGCGCCGCCCTCCGGGAgaccccgccgacctcggcaccgggaccggaggcgtcagcttctccgctgaccggggcgcaggaagaggagcaggacccggaggtgtcggcttccccgccgacctcggcaccgggaccggaggcgtcagcttctccgctgaccggggcgcaggaagaggagcaggacccggaggtgtcggcttccccgccgacctcggcaccgggaccggaggcgtcagcttccccgctgacccgAGAGCAGGAACCGGAGGCGTCCGCTTCCCCGCTGAACCTGGAGCaagaagaggagtcggcccgggaggtgtcggcttcaccgccgacctaggcaccgggaccggaggcgtcagcttctccgctgacacgggagcaggaagaggagtcggcccgggaggtgtcggcttcaccgccgaccgaggcaccggaaccggaggtctcggcttccccgccgacctcagcgctggaaccggaggcgtcagcttccccgctgaccctggagccggacccatcggcttcaccgccgatcggGGACCAGCGCTCCCCGCCCCCTCCAGCTCGGCGCCACAGGTGAGACGCCCAAGCCTCATCCTCttcgtctgcctcaggatctcctccgtctgcctcaggtTCTCctgcgtctgcctcaggatctcctccgtctccttcccCAACGATTGTACCCAGTCcgtgtctctggctgtgtgaggtccctgttcaggTGCCAGTGTGGCGTTGgaccacgccacggggttcccctcacgacagccagagacagaccagtccaaccattgcgTGGTTaccaacatctttttattaagGTCCAACTGAAAATACCAAACATGTAACTTAAATGGGTCCAGCACTATCTGCTGGACCTCTGGCTTCCTCCGTCTCTCAAGTGTCCTTCTCCCGAGTCTAGTGCGTTCTCCCAGTGTTCTCAGAGCCTTCTCGGAGTTCTCCGTGTTCTCAGAGCCTTCTAGTGTTCTGAGTCTAGTGCGTTCCTTTTTTTGTTCTCCCAGAGTTCTTctggaggcagctctgctgcctccttttaacgtctgaggatcaatcagctaacagctctcacctgtgctgattgatcctcagtggtgcaggtgaaggttctcgccaccccttcacctccacaaacaTATACCAAGGTCAGGtccagcagtccccttaaattcaatcaagctgcacaaaatgTTACACACTTATTGAATCAGTCCTCCAAATGTGCCtggtttttttccatcaagatccatgaactgTTCTCTAGGaaactgatgaaaatgtcaaaaatgcgATCAAAATCTcgcaactttaaaaa is part of the Paralichthys olivaceus isolate ysfri-2021 chromosome 15, ASM2471397v2, whole genome shotgun sequence genome and encodes:
- the faxdc2 gene encoding fatty acid hydroxylase domain-containing protein 2 is translated as MVQTVASDSSGAAMMSSSSNRQDGPAGLWDSVKKAAVVIGSGILFLAAFGNSLTWHLQRFWGASGDFWQNMWTRLYVAYEGHDAALFFFGTMFIPTVAFWVPNALLLLADTTGKPSFITRYRIQMDKNNPVDPAKLRHALKTILFNLFLISGPMVVAVYILMSWRGNPCGPELPTFHWALTEMAIFSLIEEIMFYYSHRLFHHPGFYKHYHKQHHEWTAPIGIVCIYAHPLEHMISNMLPVVLGPLILGSHVATTTLWYCLVLWSTTISHCGYHLPFLPSPEFHDFHHLKFNQNFGVLGVLDRLHGTDSKFRQTKQYERHTLLASLTPLNESIPDSPKKAQ